The Aliarcobacter cryaerophilus ATCC 43158 genome includes a region encoding these proteins:
- a CDS encoding DEAD/DEAH box helicase codes for MEYLEKNRIITIALVNTVKDKIKSKFNMNIEEFIEKEFPQDEELKIFIFKHKSKDKNKIGIKINDSDYILFVERSVDTIRNKIDNYMVCFDIQKKPEIIIDENNDFLDIECEVKIPIEFNREYYNNSTNNLLDAIEKKFEELKPYKTQSLEENEEYKKWFVYLTLLEKLIDAKDFYIETEISYSKNKATISVNDNNIFEKLKKARGEDFIFYYLENVNKNKKLHEWDEDRRNSKDNFFGKLDRQFDANKKEFTFTLSDEFKKEFTNNEHSEIISSALDDLNFAMKARQFIEEKVNSTTQVKNHILKLNIKDEEKNLLVNLFSKLSNEYAHYSENEYALSNEEKDNINNVLSLLGNNSSKKFNPREKLILRVSYFRDQFQLKTLKQGLERIQNHPLKPYLFGDKKLPVINQNQIDNFEIKYLSKVLNDKQKEAIKKALISQELFMIQGPPGTGKTEVISEIAYQEAIRGKKVLIVSQANMAVDNAIQRLNHPSLYPIRIIRKDYEPEDGESLPIEQNLGTFYQNRIVKNLKDELDKNEKEFIHLKNLMETNDENIDLIHDRFNELNELKYFEEIQRNFLNDLQIEEDENIYDEELGYLSSNYMHKLNIWGATLFETGKNSFKNKNFDVVIVDEVSKATPPELVLPILKGQKLILVGDHKQLPPIIKDVSLEDIAEECNISLDSLDFDTTVFEKLIQNNPDNYVMLNTQYRMHPDIQKAINQFYRDEKNNEGLKCGLKNPDLEKCHQIQDKTFHKKHLVWLKTKKSDEESQHKGSSSFFNESEIKRIKTTLDFLNKSYEKIEKKPSVGVITFYGSQLSELTSLEKKGFWRLPREDRNYPHLDIRFGTVDRFQGQEKDIIIVSLVRNNKKHEVGFAKKPHRINVAFSRARNLLIIVGNPDNFRFGNNEKSAQQYDEIFNIAKKFGSVKGE; via the coding sequence ATGGAATATTTAGAAAAAAATAGAATAATTACTATTGCACTTGTAAATACAGTAAAAGATAAAATAAAAAGTAAATTTAATATGAATATTGAAGAATTTATTGAAAAAGAGTTTCCTCAAGATGAAGAATTAAAAATATTTATATTTAAACATAAAAGTAAAGATAAAAATAAAATAGGAATTAAAATCAATGATAGTGATTATATTCTTTTTGTAGAAAGAAGTGTAGATACTATCAGAAATAAAATAGATAATTACATGGTTTGTTTTGATATTCAAAAAAAACCTGAAATAATAATTGATGAAAATAATGATTTTTTAGATATTGAATGTGAAGTAAAGATACCAATAGAGTTTAATCGAGAATACTATAATAATTCAACAAATAACCTATTAGATGCGATAGAAAAAAAATTTGAAGAATTAAAACCTTATAAAACTCAGTCGTTAGAAGAAAATGAAGAATATAAAAAATGGTTTGTTTATTTGACTCTTTTAGAAAAATTAATTGATGCAAAAGATTTTTATATTGAAACTGAAATTTCATATAGTAAAAACAAGGCAACTATCTCTGTAAATGATAATAATATATTTGAAAAATTAAAAAAAGCTAGAGGTGAAGATTTTATTTTTTATTATCTTGAGAATGTTAATAAAAATAAAAAACTACATGAATGGGATGAGGATAGAAGAAATTCAAAAGATAATTTTTTTGGTAAGTTAGATAGACAATTTGATGCAAATAAAAAAGAATTCACTTTTACACTTAGTGATGAATTTAAAAAAGAATTTACAAATAATGAACATAGCGAAATTATTTCATCTGCATTAGATGATTTGAATTTTGCCATGAAAGCTAGACAATTTATCGAAGAAAAAGTAAATAGTACAACTCAAGTAAAAAATCATATTTTAAAATTAAATATAAAAGATGAAGAAAAAAATCTTTTAGTTAACTTATTTTCTAAATTAAGCAATGAATATGCGCATTACTCTGAAAATGAATATGCATTAAGTAATGAAGAAAAAGATAATATAAACAATGTATTAAGTTTATTAGGAAATAATAGCTCAAAGAAATTCAACCCAAGAGAAAAATTAATATTAAGAGTATCTTATTTTAGAGATCAATTCCAATTAAAAACACTTAAACAAGGATTAGAAAGAATCCAAAATCATCCATTAAAACCTTATTTATTCGGAGATAAAAAGCTACCAGTTATAAATCAAAATCAAATAGATAATTTTGAAATCAAATATCTTTCAAAAGTTTTAAATGATAAACAAAAAGAAGCCATAAAAAAAGCTTTGATTTCTCAAGAACTTTTTATGATTCAAGGACCTCCAGGAACTGGAAAAACTGAAGTGATATCTGAAATAGCTTATCAAGAAGCAATACGTGGTAAAAAAGTTTTAATAGTATCTCAAGCAAATATGGCTGTAGATAATGCTATACAGAGATTAAATCATCCCTCTTTATATCCAATTAGAATTATAAGAAAAGATTACGAGCCTGAAGATGGAGAAAGTTTACCAATAGAACAAAACTTAGGTACTTTTTATCAAAATAGAATTGTAAAAAATTTAAAAGATGAGTTAGATAAAAATGAAAAAGAATTTATACATTTAAAAAATTTAATGGAGACTAATGATGAAAATATTGATTTAATTCATGATAGATTTAATGAGTTAAATGAACTAAAATATTTTGAAGAAATACAAAGAAACTTTTTAAATGATTTACAAATTGAAGAAGATGAAAATATCTATGATGAAGAATTAGGTTATTTATCTTCTAACTATATGCATAAATTAAATATTTGGGGTGCAACGTTATTTGAAACAGGAAAAAATAGTTTTAAAAATAAAAACTTTGATGTTGTTATCGTAGACGAGGTATCAAAAGCAACACCTCCAGAACTTGTACTTCCAATATTAAAAGGTCAAAAACTTATACTTGTAGGAGATCATAAACAATTACCCCCAATTATAAAAGATGTTAGTTTGGAAGATATAGCTGAAGAGTGTAATATAAGTTTAGATTCTTTAGATTTTGATACTACAGTTTTTGAAAAACTTATTCAAAATAATCCAGATAACTATGTTATGTTAAATACTCAATATAGAATGCATCCTGATATTCAAAAAGCAATAAATCAATTTTATAGAGATGAAAAGAATAATGAAGGCTTGAAGTGTGGACTAAAAAACCCAGATTTAGAAAAATGTCATCAAATACAAGATAAAACATTTCACAAGAAACATTTAGTTTGGCTAAAAACAAAAAAAAGTGATGAAGAAAGTCAACATAAAGGAAGTAGCTCTTTTTTTAATGAATCTGAAATTAAAAGAATAAAAACAACACTTGATTTTTTAAATAAATCATATGAAAAAATAGAAAAAAAACCTTCCGTTGGAGTAATTACTTTTTATGGAAGTCAATTATCAGAATTAACAAGTTTAGAAAAAAAAGGATTTTGGAGACTTCCAAGAGAAGATAGAAATTATCCCCATTTAGATATTAGATTTGGTACTGTTGATAGATTTCAAGGACAAGAGAAAGATATCATAATTGTGTCTTTGGTAAGAAATAATAAAAAACATGAAGTTGGTTTTGCAAAAAAACCTCATAGGATTAATGTAGCTTTTTCAAGAGCAAGGAATCTTTTAATTATCGTAGGAAATCCTGATAATTTTAGATTTGGTAATAATGAGAAATCGGCACAACAATATGATGAAATATTTAATATTGCAAAAAAATTTGGTAGTGTAAAAGGAGAATAA
- the dgt gene encoding dGTPase, which produces MINYKERLTTDRELNSYSDIDISVESDRGRIFSSAAFRRLQKRTQVFALELNASIRSRLTHSLEVAQNARYIARTILDELKKNDLKTYGLEDMENAFISTSEMTSLIHDIGNPPFGHFAEETINKWLKINILPKLESFKSSTKEIEDLKSILKSDICNYDGNAQAIRIITKLQRLNLSYFQIIAVLKYTRGAFENKPDNSDSLNYLKKKPGFYYSEKDLVEKIQTTLNIKAGHRFPITYIMEAADDISYLTADLEDSVEKGILSLDEVYNIITSECTKQNEEFLLEIINKQYEKAKKNDEPYQFNMFFTFLRVTLVTNFVKHVSNVFIENHQVIFEGSFNHALLEYDKTSKYYKALKVLKDISTKYIYQNKEVQTLELQAYTILNGLFDVYKPILELTTNDFSKLLKDEKIDCFISKRLIKRISSKQIVAYQNDIKKLNADNIEEYNILEFYYRVRLVIDYISGMTDDFALEEYKILHAIK; this is translated from the coding sequence ATGATTAATTATAAAGAAAGATTAACAACCGACAGAGAACTTAATTCATATAGTGATATTGATATAAGTGTAGAAAGTGATCGAGGAAGAATATTTTCATCTGCAGCTTTTAGAAGACTGCAAAAAAGAACTCAAGTTTTTGCTTTGGAATTAAATGCTTCTATTCGTTCAAGGCTAACTCACTCTTTAGAGGTTGCACAAAATGCAAGATATATTGCAAGAACTATTTTAGATGAGTTGAAAAAAAATGATTTAAAAACTTATGGTTTAGAAGATATGGAAAATGCATTTATTTCTACCTCAGAAATGACAAGTTTGATTCATGATATTGGTAATCCTCCTTTTGGTCATTTTGCTGAAGAAACAATAAATAAATGGCTTAAAATAAATATTTTACCAAAACTAGAAAGTTTTAAGTCTAGTACAAAAGAGATAGAAGATTTAAAAAGTATTTTAAAAAGTGATATTTGTAATTATGATGGTAACGCTCAAGCAATAAGAATAATAACAAAACTTCAAAGATTAAACCTATCATATTTTCAAATAATTGCTGTTTTAAAATACACAAGAGGAGCTTTTGAAAATAAACCAGATAATTCAGATTCATTAAATTATCTTAAAAAGAAACCAGGATTTTATTATAGTGAGAAAGATTTAGTTGAAAAAATACAAACTACATTAAATATAAAAGCAGGGCATAGATTTCCAATAACTTATATTATGGAAGCAGCTGATGATATTTCATATTTAACCGCTGACCTGGAAGATTCTGTTGAAAAAGGAATTTTATCTTTAGATGAAGTATATAATATTATTACAAGTGAATGTACAAAACAAAATGAAGAATTTTTATTAGAAATTATTAATAAGCAGTATGAAAAGGCAAAGAAGAATGATGAACCATATCAATTTAATATGTTTTTTACTTTTTTAAGAGTTACTCTTGTCACAAATTTTGTAAAACATGTTTCTAATGTATTTATAGAAAATCATCAAGTAATATTTGAAGGAAGTTTCAACCATGCACTTTTAGAGTATGATAAAACAAGTAAATATTATAAAGCTCTAAAAGTTTTAAAAGATATCTCAACTAAATATATTTATCAAAATAAAGAAGTTCAAACTTTGGAGCTTCAAGCTTATACTATTTTAAATGGTTTATTTGATGTGTATAAACCAATTCTAGAATTAACTACTAATGATTTTTCAAAACTTTTAAAAGATGAAAAAATCGATTGTTTTATATCAAAGCGATTAATAAAAAGAATTTCTTCTAAACAAATAGTTGCATATCAGAATGATATTAAAAAATTAAATGCTGATAATATTGAAGAATATAATATTTTAGAGTTTTATTATAGAGTTAGGTTAGTAATTGATTATATTAGTGGTATGACAGATGATTTTGCCCTTGAAGAGTATAAAATATTACATGCAATAAAATAG
- a CDS encoding N-acyl amino acid synthase FeeM domain-containing protein → MTNINKNLALQELQKLLVLNFSKTLSYMSDDFNNNQKYIIELLTKRVFLEEIVDETISFNKKINWDSSLKNLSIVTNAEDLIKVFELRSDVYQNINYQKEFPDLIDGLNLDIYDKNSAIIFYKNDQNISGTTRLIFDSENKLPSDKIFSFDNIRKQYNKIGELSRLIVKHEKKGLNLEFKYLMKGAYLLFILNDIDMTFLGIKKDHYKLYERFGGSNIIQELDNYGNLDLDALILSWNPREASDFFKKTFLK, encoded by the coding sequence ATGACAAACATAAACAAAAATCTGGCTTTACAAGAACTTCAAAAGTTACTTGTTTTAAATTTTAGTAAAACTCTAAGCTATATGTCTGATGATTTTAACAATAATCAAAAATATATAATTGAATTGCTTACGAAAAGGGTGTTTCTTGAAGAGATTGTTGACGAAACAATATCATTTAATAAGAAAATAAATTGGGATTCTTCTTTAAAAAATTTAAGTATTGTAACAAATGCTGAAGATTTAATTAAAGTATTTGAACTAAGAAGTGATGTTTATCAAAATATAAATTATCAAAAAGAGTTTCCTGATTTAATTGATGGTCTAAACCTTGATATTTATGATAAAAACTCTGCTATCATCTTTTATAAAAATGATCAAAATATAAGTGGAACCACTAGATTAATTTTTGATTCAGAAAATAAACTACCATCAGATAAAATCTTTAGTTTTGATAATATTAGAAAACAATATAACAAAATAGGAGAACTATCAAGATTAATAGTTAAACATGAAAAAAAAGGATTAAATCTTGAATTTAAATATCTTATGAAAGGAGCTTATTTATTATTTATTTTAAATGATATTGACATGACTTTTTTAGGCATCAAGAAAGATCATTATAAACTTTATGAAAGATTTGGTGGAAGTAATATTATTCAAGAACTTGATAATTATGGTAATTTGGACTTAGATGCATTAATTTTAAGTTGGAATCCTAGGGAAGCTTCGGATTTTTTTAAAAAAACTTTTCTAAAATAA
- a CDS encoding response regulator: MIKILIVEDETIVALDTQSTLIKLGYEVTDIVTTYEEALLSFSKNKPDIILMDIFLKNSLSGIDIAKKINENSNTAIIFMSAYCDDETLDKAAKIEPFAYLVKPFNRNDLKSSMNIATYKLQKRSEKIDENGKYKLSHDYYYSIEPYLKVYFKNQEIDLTKNERLFLEILIKAKGEVVRFSEIENFIWFDKQISDSTLRTLMHRTTSKFNHKIIKSVSSIGYKINFS, translated from the coding sequence ATGATAAAAATTTTAATTGTTGAAGATGAAACAATTGTTGCACTTGATACACAAAGTACTTTAATAAAACTGGGTTATGAAGTTACAGATATTGTAACAACTTATGAAGAAGCATTATTATCTTTTTCAAAAAATAAGCCAGATATTATATTAATGGATATTTTTCTAAAAAATAGCCTTAGTGGTATTGATATTGCAAAAAAGATAAATGAAAATAGTAACACTGCTATTATATTTATGAGTGCATATTGTGATGATGAAACTCTTGATAAAGCTGCGAAAATTGAACCATTTGCTTATTTAGTAAAACCATTTAATCGTAATGACTTAAAAAGTAGTATGAATATTGCTACTTATAAATTACAAAAAAGAAGTGAAAAAATAGATGAAAATGGAAAATATAAATTATCGCACGACTATTACTACTCTATTGAACCATATTTAAAAGTTTATTTTAAAAATCAAGAAATTGATTTAACAAAAAATGAGAGACTTTTTTTAGAAATATTAATCAAAGCAAAGGGTGAAGTAGTAAGATTTTCTGAGATAGAAAACTTTATTTGGTTTGATAAACAAATATCTGATAGTACATTAAGAACTTTAATGCATAGAACAACAAGTAAATTTAATCATAAGATAATTAAATCTGTTAGTTCAATAGGCTACAAAATAAATTTTAGTTAG
- a CDS encoding 7TM diverse intracellular signaling domain-containing protein, giving the protein MKKTLLIFMLFLSYLSATNIDIYKSSNIDILSSSEIFIDYSKKLTIDKIIENKVSFSKIDSSTKKFGYSPDFKVWIKFTLHNIENEAILKIIEFDNPLVTNINFYENNNLKEREGLLNKSIERKSVNPVFHIKLEKDETKTYYIEASSKKTSLSLKLNLYSYEAFYKQEIIQQIILSLFFGGMIVLALYNLSIYFMIKDISYFYYVGYIITLVFHHLLYVGFANLYLFDSAFMEYIVSYAAIFIALPVLFLALFSKSFLQINQYPKINFILNILIALLVSSVILFIFTNYLEPYRNVISILVMLYLFFITFYAFLNKNEQAKLILFGWTAILFAGSLMYLSSSGIIEDDLSSYYIIEIAFILEALVFSIALANRIKRLQDEKEKMQLSLITEQKENEARLNKIVSNKTNNLIVALEEKEILLKELNHRVKNNMQTIISLIRLQNDEINDSKINILLTTIQNRISAMSHLHELLYQKDTITFVDANEYFEKIISEIKQSFEHDIDVIYDINCNLSSESAIYCGLILNELLTNSFKHAFDENKSGIVNISFFGKNKEYKLIYSDNGKGYNPNIKKSSLGLTLIETLAKKQLKAEMNISTNEGVKVKLRWKE; this is encoded by the coding sequence TTGAAAAAAACACTACTGATTTTTATGCTATTTTTATCCTATTTAAGTGCCACTAATATTGATATTTATAAATCTTCAAATATAGATATTTTAAGCTCTTCAGAGATATTTATTGACTATTCAAAAAAATTAACAATTGATAAAATAATAGAAAATAAAGTTAGTTTTTCAAAAATAGACTCTTCAACTAAAAAATTTGGTTATTCACCAGACTTTAAAGTATGGATTAAATTTACTCTACATAATATAGAAAATGAAGCTATTTTAAAAATAATAGAGTTTGATAATCCTTTAGTAACAAATATTAACTTTTATGAAAATAATAATTTAAAAGAGAGGGAAGGATTACTAAATAAAAGTATAGAAAGAAAATCTGTAAACCCAGTTTTTCATATAAAATTAGAAAAAGATGAGACAAAAACTTACTATATTGAAGCTTCATCAAAAAAAACCTCTTTATCTTTAAAATTAAATCTTTATTCTTATGAAGCTTTTTACAAACAAGAGATAATTCAACAAATAATTCTAAGCCTCTTTTTTGGTGGAATGATAGTATTAGCACTATATAATTTATCAATATATTTCATGATAAAAGATATTAGTTATTTTTATTATGTTGGATATATTATCACTTTAGTATTCCATCATTTGCTTTATGTTGGATTTGCAAATTTATATCTATTTGACTCAGCTTTTATGGAATATATTGTTAGCTATGCAGCAATTTTTATAGCACTTCCAGTTTTATTTTTAGCACTTTTTTCAAAATCATTTCTTCAAATAAATCAATATCCAAAAATTAATTTCATATTAAATATATTAATTGCGCTATTAGTTTCATCTGTTATATTGTTTATATTTACAAACTACCTTGAACCATATAGAAATGTTATATCTATATTGGTTATGTTATATCTATTTTTTATAACTTTTTATGCTTTTTTAAATAAAAATGAACAAGCAAAATTAATATTATTTGGTTGGACAGCAATACTTTTTGCTGGTTCTTTAATGTATTTATCAAGCTCTGGAATAATAGAAGATGATTTATCATCTTATTATATTATTGAAATAGCTTTTATATTAGAAGCTTTAGTATTCTCTATTGCTTTAGCAAATAGAATAAAAAGATTACAAGATGAAAAAGAAAAAATGCAGCTAAGTTTGATTACTGAACAAAAAGAGAATGAAGCTAGATTAAATAAAATAGTTAGTAATAAAACAAATAATCTAATAGTAGCACTCGAAGAAAAAGAGATTTTACTAAAAGAGCTAAACCATAGAGTAAAAAATAATATGCAAACTATAATATCTTTAATTAGATTACAAAATGACGAAATTAATGATTCTAAAATAAATATACTTTTAACAACAATTCAAAATAGAATTAGTGCGATGAGTCATTTACATGAGCTTCTTTATCAAAAAGATACTATTACATTTGTTGATGCTAATGAATATTTTGAGAAGATAATATCTGAAATAAAACAAAGCTTTGAGCATGATATTGATGTTATATATGATATAAATTGTAATTTAAGCTCTGAATCAGCTATTTACTGTGGATTAATATTAAATGAGTTACTAACAAATAGCTTTAAACATGCTTTTGATGAAAATAAATCAGGAATTGTAAATATATCTTTTTTTGGTAAAAATAAAGAGTATAAGCTTATTTATAGTGATAATGGAAAAGGATATAATCCAAATATTAAAAAAAGTTCTTTAGGGCTTACTTTAATTGAAACTCTAGCAAAAAAACAACTTAAAGCAGAAATGAATATTAGTACCAATGAAGGTGTAAAAGTAAAATTAAGGTGGAAAGAGTAG
- a CDS encoding IS3 family transposase (programmed frameshift), with amino-acid sequence MARREYSEEFRRDAVKQVIENGYGIIETAERLGVHHDSLRNWIKKYQSPEAEIEAKKSQDTQAEIKRLQKELKRVTEERDILKKGRSVLCKQPKLKYAFIKEYEIQYTIRRMCTVLKVHPSGYYKWLKQPISNLEIKNQQILQEIKKAYKESNGIYGYRNIHKDLKASNIHVNKKRVARLMKEAKLCGVGNYRRKPKYKAGAIHKAHPNHLKQCFLTHKPNESWVSDITYIRTYEGWLYLATVIDLYSRKIIGWATGHRQSTSLIIEALKKTTHRIKNHKVILHSDQGSQYSSYEYQTFLKHHNIIPSMSRRGNCYDNAVAESFFKTLKKELVRKTIFHTRVEARDKIFEYIEMFYNSKRRHSFLDFISPNEFEKRYNDSVTQPKVLTE; translated from the exons ATGGCAAGAAGAGAATATAGTGAAGAGTTTAGAAGAGATGCTGTAAAACAAGTTATTGAAAATGGATATGGCATAATTGAAACAGCTGAGAGATTAGGTGTACATCATGATTCTTTGAGAAATTGGATAAAAAAATATCAATCTCCAGAAGCTGAAATAGAAGCAAAAAAATCTCAAGATACACAAGCTGAAATTAAAAGATTACAGAAAGAATTAAAAAGAGTTACAGAAGAGAGGGATATTTTAAAAAAGG GCCGCAGCGTACTTTGCAAACAACCCAAATTAAAGTACGCATTTATAAAAGAGTATGAAATACAGTACACAATCAGAAGAATGTGTACTGTATTGAAAGTTCATCCAAGTGGGTATTATAAATGGTTAAAACAACCTATTTCAAATCTTGAAATAAAAAATCAACAAATTTTACAAGAGATAAAAAAAGCATATAAAGAATCAAATGGAATATATGGATATAGAAATATTCATAAAGATTTAAAAGCTTCAAATATACATGTAAATAAGAAAAGAGTTGCAAGATTAATGAAAGAAGCAAAACTTTGTGGAGTAGGAAATTATAGAAGAAAACCTAAGTATAAAGCAGGGGCAATTCATAAAGCACATCCTAATCATTTAAAACAATGTTTTTTAACACATAAACCAAATGAATCGTGGGTTAGTGATATTACATATATCAGAACTTATGAAGGATGGTTATATTTAGCTACAGTTATTGATCTTTATTCAAGAAAAATAATTGGTTGGGCAACAGGACATAGACAATCAACATCTTTAATTATTGAAGCTCTGAAAAAAACAACTCATAGAATTAAAAATCATAAAGTAATTCTTCATTCAGACCAAGGTAGTCAATATAGCTCTTATGAATATCAAACATTTTTAAAACATCATAATATTATCCCAAGTATGAGCCGTAGAGGTAATTGTTATGATAATGCAGTAGCAGAGAGTTTTTTTAAGACATTAAAAAAAGAGTTAGTTAGAAAAACTATATTTCATACAAGAGTAGAAGCTAGAGATAAAATATTTGAATATATAGAAATGTTTTATAACTCAAAAAGAAGACATAGTTTTTTAGATTTTATAAGTCCAAATGAATTTGAGAAAAGATACAATGATAGTGTTACTCAACCCAAGGTGTTAACTGAATAA
- a CDS encoding ArsR/SmtB family transcription factor, whose product MVKKAKKDISKNKKNIDYQSKVFALLGSEVRFRIVYLLLNNKELCVCDFCDILEMNQSPISQHLRKLKDAGILENKREKLAIFYFIPYSMREILQLLINSKAKE is encoded by the coding sequence TTGGTTAAAAAAGCAAAAAAAGACATTAGTAAAAATAAAAAAAATATTGATTATCAATCAAAAGTTTTTGCTCTTTTAGGTAGTGAAGTTAGATTTAGAATTGTTTATTTACTTTTAAATAATAAAGAACTATGTGTATGTGATTTTTGTGATATTCTAGAAATGAATCAATCTCCTATCTCTCAACACTTAAGAAAATTAAAAGATGCAGGTATTTTAGAGAATAAACGTGAAAAATTGGCAATATTTTATTTCATTCCTTACTCAATGAGAGAAATACTACAACTTTTAATTAATAGCAAAGCAAAAGAGTAA
- a CDS encoding response regulator transcription factor — translation MKRILLLEDDLSLGETIKELLLENDYEVDYVTKGNDVIEITFDKEYDLYIFDINVPDIDGLEILKSLRDADDSTPAIFISAMTDLNTFLKGFEVGADDFIKKPFYPEELIVKVNLKLSSNKKEIAFNDIVYLPKNKQLFKNNENIYLTQIQLNLFELFINNKNRIIAQEELYDCLEKPTGNALRFHINKLKNLTELNIKNIRGQGYIFESS, via the coding sequence ATGAAAAGAATTTTATTATTAGAAGATGACTTATCCTTAGGTGAAACTATTAAAGAATTATTATTGGAAAATGATTATGAAGTTGACTATGTTACTAAAGGCAATGATGTCATAGAGATCACTTTTGATAAAGAATATGATTTATATATCTTTGATATAAATGTTCCTGATATTGATGGACTTGAAATACTTAAAAGTTTACGAGATGCTGACGATTCAACACCCGCAATATTTATTAGTGCTATGACAGATTTAAATACCTTTTTAAAGGGCTTTGAAGTTGGTGCAGATGATTTTATAAAAAAGCCTTTCTATCCCGAGGAGTTAATTGTAAAAGTGAATTTAAAACTCTCTTCAAATAAAAAGGAAATAGCTTTTAATGACATCGTATACTTACCAAAAAACAAGCAGCTATTTAAAAACAATGAGAATATATATTTAACTCAAATTCAATTAAATCTATTTGAACTATTTATTAATAATAAAAACCGAATAATTGCACAAGAAGAGCTTTATGATTGTTTGGAAAAACCAACTGGAAATGCCTTAAGATTTCATATTAATAAGTTAAAAAATTTAACAGAGTTAAATATAAAGAATATTAGAGGTCAAGGATATATTTTTGAGTCGAGTTGA
- a CDS encoding sensor histidine kinase: MSRVEIESFIKSFLLFFISLASITALRYYEMYENKIYLFEERLFSQMKISSFNNEPTNFIVTNVPKSSDKISNVFSFNKNQIFVLFEMKDLNNSLVKVSYPLNSFLQDRSIILEQVKNMFYQSILIMFIISILFSLYALHPLKKSLSLTNEFIKDILHDFNTPLSTVRLNARILKNKMDNKNVERIERSVDTIVNLQNNLRTYLESKIKESEVVYVEDIILQRVDYIKGIYPHIKFEVDIKDKRLFCYKDGLVRILDNILSNACKYNKENGEVMVSFNENYILEVTDTGVGIKKPRKIFKRFYKETSRGLGIGLHIVKKLSNEMNIGLCVKSQINIGTTFKLNLTKLIHS, encoded by the coding sequence TTGAGTCGAGTTGAAATTGAATCTTTTATCAAAAGTTTTTTACTCTTTTTTATTTCATTAGCGAGTATAACTGCACTCAGATATTATGAAATGTATGAAAACAAGATATATCTGTTTGAGGAAAGATTATTTTCGCAAATGAAAATTTCTAGTTTTAATAATGAACCTACAAATTTTATTGTAACAAACGTTCCTAAGAGCAGTGATAAAATATCTAATGTATTTAGTTTTAACAAAAATCAGATATTTGTACTTTTTGAAATGAAAGATTTAAATAACTCTCTAGTAAAGGTCTCTTACCCACTAAATAGCTTTTTACAAGACAGAAGTATAATCTTAGAACAAGTCAAAAATATGTTTTATCAAAGCATATTAATAATGTTCATTATTTCAATTCTATTCTCTTTGTATGCATTACATCCATTAAAAAAATCTTTGTCTTTAACTAATGAATTTATTAAAGATATTCTACATGATTTTAATACTCCACTTTCAACCGTAAGATTAAACGCAAGAATATTAAAAAACAAAATGGATAATAAAAATGTAGAGCGTATAGAAAGAAGTGTTGACACTATTGTAAATTTACAAAACAACTTAAGAACCTATCTAGAAAGTAAAATTAAAGAGAGTGAAGTAGTTTATGTGGAAGATATAATTTTACAAAGAGTTGATTACATCAAAGGTATTTATCCTCATATTAAGTTTGAAGTAGACATAAAGGACAAACGTTTATTTTGTTATAAAGATGGTCTGGTAAGAATTTTAGATAATATTCTATCAAATGCTTGTAAATATAATAAAGAAAACGGTGAGGTGATGGTTTCCTTTAATGAAAACTATATTTTAGAAGTCACAGATACTGGTGTAGGGATAAAAAAACCCAGAAAAATATTCAAAAGATTTTATAAAGAGACTTCACGAGGATTAGGTATAGGACTTCATATTGTTAAAAAACTCTCCAATGAAATGAATATTGGTTTATGTGTAAAATCACAAATCAATATAGGAACTACATTTAAATTAAATCTTACAAAACTAATACATAGCTAA